The Choristoneura fumiferana chromosome 11, NRCan_CFum_1, whole genome shotgun sequence genome includes a region encoding these proteins:
- the LOC141432348 gene encoding uncharacterized protein, giving the protein MFFGTITGLLLAAATYGKAENANPPHCTNLTKGTDYVYHYRFDYPVAYIHPGQKEVYQQLYCTNPPAVSVGSTVVCDWAAPPQVQFTLGDDYMHVVRQDPTGKFAGNAVIWTYQLCSHNHLLPDVYVSNKVNVTRV; this is encoded by the exons ATGTTTTTTGGTACGATCACTGGGCTACTATTAGCAGCGGCAACATACGGCAAAGCGGAAAATGCCAATCCTCCTCATTGTACGAATCTGACTAAAG GTACAGACTACGTGTACCACTATCGTTTCGACTATCCCGTGGCGTACATTCATCCCGGTCAGAAAGAAGTGTACCAGCAA CTGTACTGCACCAACCCTCCGGCCGTGAGTGTGGGCTCTACAGTGGTCTGCGACTGGGCGGCGCCTCCTCAAGTCCAGTTTACCCTAGGTGACGATTACATGCACGTCGTGCGTCAAGACCCCACCGGCAAGTTCGCTGGCAACGCGGTCATTTGGACATATCAGCTCTGCAGCCATAACCATCTGCTGCCCGACGTATACGTCAGTAACAAAGTTAATGTCACCAGAGTTTAA
- the LOC141432645 gene encoding protein max-like isoform X5, producing MMSDDDRDIDIESDAEKRAHHNALERKRRDHIKDSFTSLRDSVPALQGEKVASRAQILKKAAEYIQFMRRKNNSHQQDIDDLKRQNNLLESQIRALEKAKATGNYMDAHELGLGIKSEGSSHDTDSSDGEGTTRRVKKLKINGVNV from the exons ATGATGAGTGACGACGATCGTGACATTGATATCGAAAGTGAT GCGGAGAAGAGAGCACACCATAATGCATTGGAGAGAAAAAGAAGAGATCACATAAAGGATAGTTTTACATCATTAAGAGATTCTGTACCTGCATTGCAGGGTGAGAAAGTG gcaaGCAGAGCACAGATCTTGAAAAAAGCCGCAGAATATATCCAGTTCATGAGACGGAAAAATAACTCCCATCAGCAAGATATTGATGATTTGAAGAGACAAAACAATTTACTGGAATCCCAAA TACGAGCTCTGGAGAAAGCCAAAGCAACTGGCAACTACATGGATGCACACGAGCTTGGCCTTGGGATCAAGTCTGAAGGCAGTTCTCATGACACAGATAGTTCCGACGGGGAAGGCACAACTCGTCGTGTGAAAAAACTAAAGATCAATGGTGTTAATGTTTAA
- the LOC141432645 gene encoding protein max-like isoform X3, with protein sequence MMSDDDRDIDIESDAENDSDSRTHGRNSSGASGYYSQRAHHNALERKRRDHIKDSFTSLRDSVPALQGEKVVCKASRAQILKKAAEYIQFMRRKNNSHQQDIDDLKRQNNLLESQIRALEKAKATGNYMDAHELGLGIKSEGSSHDTDSSDGEGTTRRVKKLKINGVNV encoded by the exons ATGATGAGTGACGACGATCGTGACATTGATATCGAAAGTGAT GCTGAAAATGACTCCGATTCTCGTACTCACGGTAGGAATAGCAGTGGTGCAAGTGGATACTATTCCCAG AGAGCACACCATAATGCATTGGAGAGAAAAAGAAGAGATCACATAAAGGATAGTTTTACATCATTAAGAGATTCTGTACCTGCATTGCAGGGTGAGAAAGTGGTATGTAAG gcaaGCAGAGCACAGATCTTGAAAAAAGCCGCAGAATATATCCAGTTCATGAGACGGAAAAATAACTCCCATCAGCAAGATATTGATGATTTGAAGAGACAAAACAATTTACTGGAATCCCAAA TACGAGCTCTGGAGAAAGCCAAAGCAACTGGCAACTACATGGATGCACACGAGCTTGGCCTTGGGATCAAGTCTGAAGGCAGTTCTCATGACACAGATAGTTCCGACGGGGAAGGCACAACTCGTCGTGTGAAAAAACTAAAGATCAATGGTGTTAATGTTTAA
- the LOC141432983 gene encoding uncharacterized protein, producing the protein MRNDLDSAVVAFAGAGAAIHAAAVAGHASARKEAERTPARAFVYAIKNDELLPGVNYIFNVTASTAEGEHTLKSFHINNVQGDHNLERIEGHADLLSVVLVGGQETYADVEFAMEALVTTCYPTQDYYFDWTIQSTETDDKVDTALTSSRLEIPANSLRAGLTYLVTCQVIRESNGDYITQTDLAVRVLRRRFEVYLNVEHLTVPINAAFTLECLVVNHDYFGDHLTYEWQCTSDNKSCDLFQNATTNTLVFENGLPEEGKYEVALTVSVQEHSAAASAVIITVQHTLPVIQHGEPLTETLTIYSLEENFLDELTDFSNETEWRQVTAEMPAAQGRARFVAECACRFMFACDSQGTVYAEMLFELNRIPKANDVMVTPESGSALETIFRVSTLAALDPNSPLYYTFYCQVGVNYTLALGSYTEHMAVETILPYVVDGTEVWVEVCDVLGACARSASKVVPLSPGDGATIAVLLEDTHAHIRRCELEQLQRIAVAAVTTYKNAGQPEVFEQFCTNLLTALPMAPDCLRRKSEKYLAFLIQLVEIGCDATAIVNGFELELTEI; encoded by the exons ATGCGCAATGACCTGGACAGTGCGGTGGTCGCCTttgccggcgccggcgcagcgatCCACGCTGCTGCTGTGGCGGGCCACGCGAGCGCTCGAAAAGAAGCTGAACGGACCCCAGCCAGAGCTTTTGTGTATGCTATTAAGAATGACGAG CTGCTTCCTGGCGTGAACTACATATTCAACGTAACCGCGTCTACAGCAGAGGGCGAGCATACCCTTAAATCCTTCCACATCAACAACGTGCAAGGTGACCACAACCTGGAACGCATCGAGGGTCATGCCGACTTGCTGTCTGTGGTGCTAGTGGGCGGGCAAGAGACGTACGCTGACGTCGAGTTTGCGATGGAAGCGCTTGTCACCACTTGCTACCCAACGCAAGATTATTAT TTCGATTGGACGATTCAAAGTACGGAGACGGATGATAAAGTGGACACGGCGCTGACGAGTTCCCGATTGGAAATACCCGCAAACTCGCTGCGGGCTGGCTTGACCTACCTCGTTACTTGTCAGGTCATAAGGGAGTCCAATGGAGATTACATTACTCAG actgaTTTAGCAGTCAGAGTTTTGCGACGGAGGTTTGAAGTTTACTTAAATGTGGAACACTTAACGGTGCCTATTAACGCTGCGTTCACTTTAGAATGTCTTGTAGTAAACCACGATTACTTTGGAGATCATTTAACT tatgaATGGCAGTGCACTAGCGATAACAAATCCTGtgatttatttcaaaatgcAACCACAAACACGCTAGTTTTCGAAAACGGATTGCCAGAAGAAGGGAA GTACGAAGTGGCTCTTACCGTGAGTGTTCAGGAGCACTCCGCCGCGGCGAGCGCTGTTATTATAACCGTCCAACATACGCTACCAGTAATACAG CACGGAGAGCCACTTACCGAAACTCTAACCATCTACTCTCTCGAAGAAAACTTTCTGGACGAGTTAACCGACTTTTCAAACGAGACAGAATGGCGGCAAGTGACTGCTGAGATGCCGGCGGCGCAGGGCCGCGCGCGTTTTGTCGCGGAGTGTGCATGCCGCTTTATGTTCGCGTGTGATAGTCAGGGAACTGTGTATGCTGAGATGTTATTCGAACTGAACAGGATTCCGAAGGCTAATGACGTGATG GTCACCCCAGAGTCAGGGTCAGCTTTGGAAACAATCTTCCGCGTGAGTACCTTGGCGGCCTTAGACCCCAACAGTCCCTTGTACTACACATTTTACTGTCAAGTGGGCGTCAATTATACGCTGGCTCTCGGGTCCTACACCGAACATATGGCTGTGGAAACCATCTTGCCTTACGTTG TTGACGGCACAGAGGTATGGGTAGAAGTATGCGACGTACTTGGGGCTTGTGCACGTAGTGCTTCTAAAGTTGTGCCCTTGTCCCCGGGAGATGGCGCCACTATCGCAGTGCTGCTGGAAGATACTCATGCGCACATTAGGCGATGTGAACTAGAACAGCTTCAAAGGATCGCTGTCGCAGCGGTAACCACTTACAAG AACGCCGGTCAACCAGAGGTATTTGAACAATTCTGTACAAATCTGTTGACCGCTCTACCAATGGCGCCGGACTGCTTGAGgagaaaatcagaaaaatatttGGCTTTCCTGATTCAACTTGTGGAAATAGGATGCGATGCTACAGCCATAGTAAACGGTTTCGAACTGGAATTAACTGAAATTTAA
- the LOC141432645 gene encoding protein max-like isoform X4: protein MMSDDDRDIDIESDAEKRAHHNALERKRRDHIKDSFTSLRDSVPALQGEKVVCKASRAQILKKAAEYIQFMRRKNNSHQQDIDDLKRQNNLLESQIRALEKAKATGNYMDAHELGLGIKSEGSSHDTDSSDGEGTTRRVKKLKINGVNV from the exons ATGATGAGTGACGACGATCGTGACATTGATATCGAAAGTGAT GCGGAGAAGAGAGCACACCATAATGCATTGGAGAGAAAAAGAAGAGATCACATAAAGGATAGTTTTACATCATTAAGAGATTCTGTACCTGCATTGCAGGGTGAGAAAGTGGTATGTAAG gcaaGCAGAGCACAGATCTTGAAAAAAGCCGCAGAATATATCCAGTTCATGAGACGGAAAAATAACTCCCATCAGCAAGATATTGATGATTTGAAGAGACAAAACAATTTACTGGAATCCCAAA TACGAGCTCTGGAGAAAGCCAAAGCAACTGGCAACTACATGGATGCACACGAGCTTGGCCTTGGGATCAAGTCTGAAGGCAGTTCTCATGACACAGATAGTTCCGACGGGGAAGGCACAACTCGTCGTGTGAAAAAACTAAAGATCAATGGTGTTAATGTTTAA
- the LOC141432645 gene encoding protein max-like isoform X1: MMSDDDRDIDIESDAENDSDSRTHGRNSSGASGYYSQAEKRAHHNALERKRRDHIKDSFTSLRDSVPALQGEKVVCKASRAQILKKAAEYIQFMRRKNNSHQQDIDDLKRQNNLLESQIRALEKAKATGNYMDAHELGLGIKSEGSSHDTDSSDGEGTTRRVKKLKINGVNV, encoded by the exons ATGATGAGTGACGACGATCGTGACATTGATATCGAAAGTGAT GCTGAAAATGACTCCGATTCTCGTACTCACGGTAGGAATAGCAGTGGTGCAAGTGGATACTATTCCCAG GCGGAGAAGAGAGCACACCATAATGCATTGGAGAGAAAAAGAAGAGATCACATAAAGGATAGTTTTACATCATTAAGAGATTCTGTACCTGCATTGCAGGGTGAGAAAGTGGTATGTAAG gcaaGCAGAGCACAGATCTTGAAAAAAGCCGCAGAATATATCCAGTTCATGAGACGGAAAAATAACTCCCATCAGCAAGATATTGATGATTTGAAGAGACAAAACAATTTACTGGAATCCCAAA TACGAGCTCTGGAGAAAGCCAAAGCAACTGGCAACTACATGGATGCACACGAGCTTGGCCTTGGGATCAAGTCTGAAGGCAGTTCTCATGACACAGATAGTTCCGACGGGGAAGGCACAACTCGTCGTGTGAAAAAACTAAAGATCAATGGTGTTAATGTTTAA
- the LOC141432645 gene encoding protein max-like isoform X2 has product MMSDDDRDIDIESDAENDSDSRTHGRNSSGASGYYSQAEKRAHHNALERKRRDHIKDSFTSLRDSVPALQGEKVASRAQILKKAAEYIQFMRRKNNSHQQDIDDLKRQNNLLESQIRALEKAKATGNYMDAHELGLGIKSEGSSHDTDSSDGEGTTRRVKKLKINGVNV; this is encoded by the exons ATGATGAGTGACGACGATCGTGACATTGATATCGAAAGTGAT GCTGAAAATGACTCCGATTCTCGTACTCACGGTAGGAATAGCAGTGGTGCAAGTGGATACTATTCCCAG GCGGAGAAGAGAGCACACCATAATGCATTGGAGAGAAAAAGAAGAGATCACATAAAGGATAGTTTTACATCATTAAGAGATTCTGTACCTGCATTGCAGGGTGAGAAAGTG gcaaGCAGAGCACAGATCTTGAAAAAAGCCGCAGAATATATCCAGTTCATGAGACGGAAAAATAACTCCCATCAGCAAGATATTGATGATTTGAAGAGACAAAACAATTTACTGGAATCCCAAA TACGAGCTCTGGAGAAAGCCAAAGCAACTGGCAACTACATGGATGCACACGAGCTTGGCCTTGGGATCAAGTCTGAAGGCAGTTCTCATGACACAGATAGTTCCGACGGGGAAGGCACAACTCGTCGTGTGAAAAAACTAAAGATCAATGGTGTTAATGTTTAA